A stretch of Mucilaginibacter terrae DNA encodes these proteins:
- a CDS encoding DUF4199 domain-containing protein: MKKTIWVFGLIAGVIVAGFMTASGIACYNNPNYEGSMLLGYTGMLIAFSFAFVGVKNYRDKYNNGYISFLQALKIAALITFIGCTVYVGVWLIEYYFFMPDFMDNYVAHVIKQAKDNGATAAEIKAQMEDMKGYQDMYKTPFGVILMTYLEPLPVAILVTLATALILQRKPKNLQPVVS; encoded by the coding sequence ATGAAAAAAACAATCTGGGTTTTTGGGCTTATTGCCGGTGTTATTGTGGCAGGTTTTATGACGGCATCGGGCATAGCATGTTATAATAATCCTAATTATGAGGGTAGCATGCTGCTGGGGTATACGGGTATGCTTATCGCATTTTCGTTTGCTTTTGTAGGTGTTAAAAATTATCGTGATAAGTATAACAATGGGTATATCTCATTTTTGCAGGCGCTGAAAATAGCTGCACTGATCACCTTTATAGGCTGTACGGTTTACGTTGGTGTATGGCTTATTGAGTATTACTTTTTTATGCCCGATTTTATGGATAATTACGTTGCCCACGTAATTAAACAAGCTAAAGACAATGGTGCAACTGCTGCCGAAATTAAAGCGCAAATGGAGGATATGAAAGGTTACCAGGATATGTACAAAACCCCGTTCGGCGTAATATTAATGACTTACCTCGAACCTCTGCCCGTAGCTATTTTGGTAACCTTGGCAACTGCGTTAATTCTTCAGCGTAAACCTAAGAATTTACAACCAGTTGTATCCTAA
- a CDS encoding metallophosphoesterase family protein has product MKTIAFLNDIHLDETEPLEHGIRPQENWKRLLDHIAHHHVDNIVFGGDIGGKNAYPWFFASLKPWGKNFHLLIGNHDNYDEAIKYYPSVNSELYYAYEDGHVKYIALDSSTSWISTTQLTWLKAELSTPKKILIFIHHPILEVDTPVDRVYPLKNREQVRDLLLTLPNPIHIFCAHYHMSDVQTQHNLTQYITPAASYQIKKQARDIEVDNSNYGYRLISIDEDRINSRIILLNNLN; this is encoded by the coding sequence ATGAAAACTATTGCCTTCCTGAACGATATTCACCTTGACGAGACCGAGCCTCTTGAACACGGCATAAGGCCGCAAGAAAACTGGAAACGGCTTTTAGATCATATTGCACACCACCATGTGGATAACATTGTATTTGGGGGCGATATAGGTGGAAAAAATGCTTATCCATGGTTCTTTGCTTCGTTAAAACCATGGGGTAAAAACTTTCATCTGTTAATTGGCAATCATGATAATTATGATGAAGCCATAAAATACTATCCAAGTGTAAACAGTGAGCTTTATTATGCTTACGAAGATGGACATGTTAAATACATTGCTTTAGATTCGTCAACATCCTGGATAAGTACAACACAACTCACCTGGCTTAAGGCTGAACTATCCACACCGAAAAAAATTTTGATTTTTATACATCATCCCATATTGGAGGTAGATACCCCGGTAGACAGGGTATACCCACTCAAAAACCGCGAACAGGTAAGGGATCTGTTATTAACATTGCCAAACCCCATCCACATTTTTTGTGCACATTACCATATGTCCGATGTGCAAACCCAACATAACCTTACCCAATACATTACCCCGGCCGCCTCTTATCAAATTAAAAAGCAGGCGCGGGATATTGAAGTGGATAACAGTAATTACGGTTATCGCTTGATTAGTATTGATGAAGACAGAATTAATTCGAGGATTATTTTGCTGAACAATTTGAATTAG
- a CDS encoding lysylphosphatidylglycerol synthase domain-containing protein, giving the protein MHKIISVQIVTGSAKKWISWIIKAVLVTLTFVFVYRRLTNSEGLKHFTDIITQVNRTWAILAVSLIVVLMVFNYLLEAMKWRYLTHKWAPITMWQSIESIFCGLSLAIFTPNRWGEFGGRVMFLPPRRRVHGVFAMAVGTFGQLVVTCVAGTAALLWFIYYFLHINQWVYIAMLTTGVGFMVLMLIFYFNVRWVVFLLNSIPFLKKYHRFFDVMKRYRFKELLHVMGYCVARFATYSFQYYIIMHLLVPEIAMYKILLLTFVFFFIQSVLPTIDIVDIGVRSATADKLFEYVTHQHIAVMAAVALIWFTNLIVPAILGSVFVFKLKFFDNNL; this is encoded by the coding sequence TTGCACAAAATTATTAGCGTACAAATAGTGACAGGTTCGGCCAAAAAATGGATTTCGTGGATTATTAAGGCCGTATTGGTTACGCTAACCTTTGTGTTTGTTTACCGCAGGCTTACCAACAGTGAAGGGCTAAAACACTTTACTGATATTATTACCCAGGTAAACCGTACATGGGCCATACTTGCCGTAAGTTTAATTGTGGTGCTTATGGTTTTCAACTACCTGCTGGAAGCTATGAAATGGCGTTATCTAACCCACAAATGGGCACCCATAACTATGTGGCAATCCATCGAATCAATATTTTGCGGCCTTTCATTAGCCATTTTTACCCCTAACCGCTGGGGCGAGTTTGGCGGCAGGGTAATGTTTTTGCCTCCACGCCGCCGGGTGCATGGGGTATTTGCCATGGCAGTAGGCACATTTGGGCAATTAGTGGTAACCTGTGTGGCGGGTACGGCAGCCTTACTATGGTTTATTTACTACTTTTTGCACATTAACCAATGGGTATACATTGCTATGCTTACTACGGGTGTTGGCTTTATGGTGCTCATGCTCATTTTTTATTTCAATGTGCGCTGGGTAGTTTTTTTGCTTAACAGCATACCTTTTCTTAAAAAGTATCACCGCTTTTTTGATGTAATGAAACGCTACCGCTTTAAAGAGCTGCTGCATGTTATGGGTTATTGCGTGGCCCGGTTTGCTACGTATTCGTTTCAATATTACATTATCATGCACCTGTTGGTGCCCGAGATTGCTATGTACAAAATATTATTGCTTACGTTTGTGTTCTTCTTTATCCAGTCGGTTTTACCAACTATTGATATTGTTGATATTGGCGTACGCAGTGCCACCGCCGATAAATTGTTTGAGTATGTTACCCATCAGCATATTGCTGTAATGGCTGCCGTTGCCTTAATTTGGTTTACCAACCTTATTGTGCCGGCCATATTGGGTTCTGTTTTTGTTTTTAAATTGAAGTTCTTTGATAACAACCTATAG
- the dapF gene encoding diaminopimelate epimerase, which produces MKLNFYKYQGAGNDFILVDNREGNINHHNPKLISSLCDRRFGIGGDGMMFLQHREGYDFEMVYYNADGQPSSMCGNGGRCIVAFAKYLGVITKETNFLAVDGPHYAKISASGDWVSLQMIDVDTVTRDNEAYVMNTGSPHYVQLVSDLAQKDVFTEGRSIRNNPTYLAKGINVNFVEPLNEGYFVRTYERGVEDETYACGTGVTAVALAMAKENKQTGTISTPIKVLGGNLNLHFNYDGAQFTHIFLEGPAVKVFEGEVEVGDLAEYTAEEQTV; this is translated from the coding sequence ATGAAGCTTAATTTTTATAAATATCAAGGGGCGGGTAACGATTTTATTTTGGTTGATAACCGCGAAGGGAATATTAATCACCATAACCCAAAGTTAATCAGCTCATTATGTGATCGCCGTTTTGGTATTGGCGGCGATGGTATGATGTTTTTACAGCACCGCGAAGGCTATGATTTTGAGATGGTTTACTACAACGCAGATGGCCAGCCCAGCAGTATGTGCGGCAACGGAGGGCGATGTATTGTGGCCTTTGCCAAATACTTGGGTGTTATTACCAAAGAAACCAACTTTTTGGCAGTTGACGGTCCGCACTATGCCAAAATTTCAGCATCGGGCGATTGGGTTAGCCTGCAAATGATAGATGTTGACACCGTAACCCGCGACAATGAAGCTTATGTGATGAACACCGGTTCGCCTCACTATGTACAATTGGTTAGCGATTTAGCCCAAAAGGACGTATTTACCGAAGGTCGATCCATACGCAATAACCCCACCTATTTAGCCAAAGGCATTAACGTAAATTTTGTTGAACCATTAAACGAAGGTTATTTTGTACGTACCTACGAACGCGGAGTAGAAGACGAAACCTACGCCTGCGGAACCGGGGTAACCGCCGTGGCGCTGGCCATGGCCAAAGAAAACAAGCAAACCGGCACCATCAGCACCCCCATCAAAGTTTTAGGTGGTAACCTGAACCTGCACTTTAATTATGATGGTGCACAATTTACCCACATATTTTTAGAAGGCCCGGCTGTTAAAGTTTTTGAGGGCGAAGTAGAAGTTGGCGATTTAGCGGAGTATACGGCAGAAGAGCAAACGGTGTAA
- a CDS encoding Do family serine endopeptidase translates to MRKIGLTLLTAFVGGAMALGTYKVFEKDPNEGLTFEERQKVHFASNPNTSNIVSSAGDVDFTQAAASVTPAVVYIRTTYSAQQQQGRSGGGDPFEDMFGDFFGQRAQPQQRQPQRASGSGVIISTDGYIVTNNHVVANASKVEVTTNDHRTLQAKVIGTDPSTDLALIKVSATNLPIVKLGNSDDVRVGEWVLAVGNPFNLNSTVTAGIVSAKGRNIGILGREEEEQNPFGRSRYQQQQPQQPRLNKAIESFIQTDAAINPGNSGGALVNTKGELIGINSAIASHTGSYEGYGFAVPVNLAKKVLNDLEKFGSVKRGYIGVSFTELNPDVAGELKIKTTNGLYVNELVDGGGAEAAGLQKGDVITKVEGNPVYESSDLQERVGRLQPGDKIRVTVLRAGSEKNFTITLKGEPTAGANKTAMSKSAEELYNKLGASFQPLTQAQKSKFRLNSGVVVTQVRRGGFFENYDIPVGSIITGINGVAINSVQDIDKAITNLKNGQMVIEGYSSDGSRFRNSFDVQ, encoded by the coding sequence ATGAGAAAAATTGGTTTAACCCTATTGACCGCATTTGTAGGCGGTGCAATGGCGCTCGGTACTTATAAAGTATTTGAGAAAGACCCTAACGAAGGACTTACCTTTGAAGAGCGCCAAAAAGTTCATTTTGCCAGTAACCCCAATACATCAAACATTGTATCATCGGCTGGCGATGTTGATTTTACCCAGGCTGCAGCATCGGTAACCCCGGCTGTGGTTTATATTCGTACCACGTATTCGGCTCAACAACAACAAGGCCGTAGTGGCGGCGGCGACCCGTTTGAAGACATGTTTGGCGACTTTTTTGGCCAACGTGCTCAACCGCAGCAACGCCAGCCTCAACGTGCTTCGGGTTCGGGTGTAATTATCAGTACCGATGGTTATATTGTTACCAACAACCACGTGGTGGCCAACGCCAGCAAAGTGGAGGTAACCACAAACGACCACCGTACCCTGCAAGCCAAAGTAATTGGTACCGACCCAAGCACCGATTTAGCTTTAATTAAAGTAAGCGCCACAAACCTGCCTATTGTAAAATTAGGTAACTCTGATGATGTACGCGTAGGTGAGTGGGTGTTAGCAGTAGGTAACCCTTTTAACTTAAACTCTACAGTAACTGCGGGTATTGTGAGTGCAAAAGGCCGTAACATTGGTATTTTAGGTCGCGAGGAAGAAGAGCAAAATCCGTTTGGACGCAGCCGCTACCAGCAGCAGCAACCACAACAGCCACGTTTAAACAAGGCTATCGAATCGTTCATTCAAACCGATGCCGCCATTAACCCAGGTAACAGCGGTGGTGCTTTGGTAAACACCAAAGGCGAGTTGATCGGTATTAATTCGGCCATTGCATCGCACACCGGATCGTACGAAGGTTATGGCTTTGCCGTACCGGTTAACCTGGCTAAAAAGGTATTGAACGACCTTGAAAAATTTGGTTCGGTTAAACGTGGTTACATTGGCGTAAGCTTTACCGAATTGAACCCTGATGTTGCCGGAGAACTAAAAATTAAAACCACCAACGGTTTGTATGTAAACGAACTGGTTGACGGTGGTGGTGCCGAAGCTGCAGGTTTACAAAAAGGTGATGTTATTACCAAAGTTGAAGGTAACCCGGTTTACGAATCATCTGATTTGCAGGAGCGTGTAGGTCGTTTACAACCTGGTGATAAAATCCGTGTAACTGTACTGCGTGCAGGTTCTGAAAAGAACTTTACCATTACCCTGAAAGGTGAACCTACTGCCGGAGCTAACAAAACTGCCATGAGCAAATCGGCCGAGGAGTTGTACAACAAATTAGGTGCAAGCTTCCAGCCTTTAACCCAGGCACAAAAATCTAAGTTCCGCTTAAACTCAGGTGTGGTGGTAACCCAGGTACGTCGTGGTGGTTTCTTCGAAAACTATGATATTCCTGTTGGCTCAATTATTACCGGTATAAACGGTGTAGCCATTAACAGTGTTCAGGACATTGATAAAGCCATTACCAACCTTAAAAACGGACAAATGGTTATCGAAGGTTATTCTTCAGATGGTTCCCGTTTCCGTAACAGCTTTGATGTGCAATAA
- a CDS encoding glycosyltransferase — protein sequence MITTYSIFVLLVTGLYLVVLIYLIKGWAALRRPKQQIPAAQLNTKVSLLIAARNEEANIRATIEDVLAQDYPKHLLEVIIIDDHSTDNTANIIRSYAPQGIKLLQLNEAEKLNSYKKKAIATAIGQSTGHLIVATDADCSMGSKWLSSVVSYYETHDWVMISSPVTYFKEKNLFERLQTLEFSYLIGIGAAFIGNGRASTCNGANFAYRKDVFYEVGGFQGIDDLASGDDELLLQKVAERYPNRIGFLKQREAIVYTEAKPNLTEFMQQRRRWASKSTRYKDKKVVAMAVGIWLFNLSLLINVFAGFFNIRFWELFLLQMLLKYLFEAAFLLPITAFFKRSNLVMLLSILSPIHILYFVYVGLMGNTAKYRWKDRVVK from the coding sequence TTGATAACAACCTATAGTATCTTCGTTCTGTTGGTTACGGGCTTATACCTCGTAGTACTAATTTATTTAATTAAAGGATGGGCTGCATTACGTCGCCCTAAACAGCAAATTCCGGCAGCACAGCTAAACACCAAAGTAAGCCTGCTGATAGCCGCGCGTAACGAGGAAGCCAACATCCGCGCTACCATAGAGGATGTTTTGGCACAGGATTACCCGAAACATTTGCTCGAGGTAATCATAATTGACGACCACTCCACCGACAATACTGCCAATATTATACGCAGCTACGCGCCGCAAGGCATTAAGCTACTACAACTAAATGAAGCCGAAAAACTTAATTCGTATAAAAAGAAAGCTATTGCCACGGCAATTGGCCAATCAACTGGCCATTTAATTGTGGCTACGGATGCCGATTGCAGTATGGGAAGTAAATGGCTCAGCAGCGTGGTATCTTACTACGAAACCCATGATTGGGTAATGATCTCATCTCCGGTAACTTATTTTAAAGAGAAAAACCTGTTTGAGCGCCTGCAAACGCTCGAGTTTTCATACCTCATTGGTATTGGCGCAGCCTTTATTGGCAACGGACGCGCATCAACCTGTAACGGTGCCAATTTTGCTTACCGTAAAGATGTGTTTTACGAGGTAGGCGGCTTTCAGGGAATTGATGATCTGGCATCGGGAGATGATGAGCTACTGCTACAAAAAGTGGCCGAGCGTTACCCTAACCGCATAGGTTTTTTAAAACAGCGCGAAGCCATTGTGTATACCGAAGCCAAACCTAACCTAACCGAGTTTATGCAGCAGCGCCGCAGGTGGGCCTCAAAATCAACCCGGTATAAAGACAAAAAAGTGGTGGCTATGGCCGTGGGTATTTGGTTATTTAATCTGAGCTTACTGATTAATGTATTTGCAGGGTTTTTCAACATCCGGTTTTGGGAACTGTTCTTATTACAAATGTTACTTAAATACCTGTTCGAGGCGGCGTTTCTGTTGCCAATAACCGCATTCTTTAAAAGGTCGAACTTAGTAATGTTACTCAGCATACTGTCGCCCATACACATTCTCTACTTTGTTTATGTGGGCTTAATGGGTAACACCGCCAAATACCGCTGGAAAGATCGTGTAGTGAAATAA
- a CDS encoding DNA/RNA non-specific endonuclease, which yields MKLKFLLIPLLASLAFVSCKKDTLYNNEAADSLKVKLAPYALTEDFEANSKPGYAAADINLKIGSWNFDEALVGNLAADAKNGNYSVRLRSGKISMNFDVSGVSQISFKHGKYGSDATVGWQLLISRDGGSTYTQLGADYTETTNALVTETVSIASTGPVRFQFKKLTTSPAASRINLDDITIIGFGNPGVTLSDTDPDDGGSTGGGSTSPTTPRGVTLGADAPPATGDNSNLLFGNPSNATTVSADNFFIDAGYYVESYSKTRGTPNWVSWHIDATNITNAVKRIDNFAGFTGLPTDFYQVQSNSYVNSGFDRGHNCPSGDRTSSTNANYATFLMTNMIPQAPQNNQQTWNFMEQDLRTQITAGNEVYVIMGSYGTGGIGKNSNAIVNSIDNGRVIVPSNVWKVAIIIPNGNGDLIRAANTGSVKIVAVNTPNRNDTNVSWRTYTTTVRDIEAKVSAANGSPFNLFSNLPQNVQDALETQTGAGI from the coding sequence ATGAAATTAAAATTTTTACTCATCCCCTTACTGGCATCCCTTGCTTTTGTTAGCTGTAAAAAAGATACTTTATACAACAATGAAGCAGCCGATTCTTTAAAAGTTAAACTTGCCCCATACGCTTTAACAGAAGACTTTGAAGCTAATAGCAAACCTGGTTATGCAGCGGCTGATATTAATTTAAAAATTGGATCATGGAACTTTGATGAAGCACTTGTAGGTAACCTTGCTGCAGACGCTAAAAATGGCAACTATAGTGTTAGGCTACGTAGTGGTAAAATCAGCATGAATTTTGATGTTAGCGGTGTATCTCAAATTTCTTTTAAACATGGTAAATATGGTAGTGACGCAACTGTAGGTTGGCAATTACTTATTTCGCGCGATGGTGGTAGTACTTACACACAATTGGGTGCTGATTATACCGAAACAACCAATGCTTTGGTTACTGAAACAGTTAGTATTGCATCTACTGGGCCGGTACGTTTTCAATTCAAAAAATTAACTACCTCTCCTGCTGCAAGCCGTATAAATTTAGATGATATAACTATTATTGGCTTTGGTAATCCGGGTGTTACCTTATCAGACACTGATCCGGATGACGGCGGCAGTACAGGTGGTGGATCAACCAGTCCAACAACTCCAAGAGGTGTAACATTAGGTGCCGATGCTCCTCCGGCTACTGGTGATAATAGCAACCTGTTGTTTGGTAACCCATCTAATGCTACAACTGTAAGTGCTGACAACTTCTTTATCGATGCCGGTTACTATGTAGAATCTTATAGCAAAACAAGAGGTACCCCAAACTGGGTAAGTTGGCATATTGATGCTACAAATATTACGAATGCTGTAAAAAGAATTGACAATTTTGCAGGATTCACAGGTTTACCGACTGATTTTTACCAAGTACAAAGTAATAGTTATGTAAATTCTGGATTTGACAGGGGGCATAATTGTCCATCGGGAGATCGTACAAGTTCAACAAATGCCAATTATGCTACATTTTTGATGACTAATATGATACCGCAAGCTCCTCAAAATAATCAGCAAACCTGGAATTTTATGGAGCAAGATCTGCGTACACAGATTACAGCCGGCAATGAAGTCTATGTAATTATGGGTAGCTACGGTACTGGTGGTATTGGAAAAAACAGTAATGCTATTGTAAATTCCATTGATAATGGTCGTGTAATAGTACCAAGTAATGTATGGAAAGTAGCTATCATTATTCCTAATGGCAACGGTGATTTAATAAGGGCAGCAAATACAGGTTCGGTTAAAATAGTTGCTGTAAATACACCTAATAGAAACGATACTAACGTTTCTTGGAGAACTTATACAACTACCGTACGAGATATTGAAGCAAAGGTTAGTGCCGCAAATGGTAGTCCTTTCAATCTGTTCTCTAACTTACCCCAAAACGTTCAAGATGCCCTTGAAACTCAAACAGGTGCAGGAATATAA
- the thiL gene encoding thiamine-phosphate kinase gives MFDNAGKTDIEKLGEFGLIDHLTQNIQLKHKSTLKGVGDDAAVLDYSGKKVLVSTDMLLEGIHFDLAYTPLKHLGYKSVQVNLSDICAMNARPTQVTISLGLSSKFPLEAIEELYSGIYLACEQYNIDIIGGDTTSSKQGLVISVTVLGEADEADITYRNGAEEGDLLCVSGDLGGAYVGLQLLEREKLIYLENPKIQPDLEGKDYIIERQLKPEARHDIIQLLKDVKVKPTAMIDVSDGLASEILHICKQSNKGCQLYEEKIPIDPMTYDTAREFNLDPTVCALSGGEDYELLFTVKQADYDKIKHDVDVSIIGYITESSAGCNLVSKGGHVHQLTAQGWNAFKK, from the coding sequence ATGTTCGATAACGCGGGTAAAACCGATATTGAGAAGTTAGGAGAATTTGGTTTAATTGATCATCTTACGCAAAACATACAGCTCAAGCACAAAAGCACCCTTAAAGGTGTGGGCGATGATGCAGCCGTGCTTGATTATTCGGGTAAAAAAGTGCTGGTATCAACCGATATGCTATTGGAGGGTATTCATTTTGATTTAGCTTACACGCCGTTAAAGCATCTGGGTTATAAATCGGTACAGGTAAATCTGAGCGATATTTGCGCCATGAATGCACGGCCTACACAGGTTACCATATCTTTAGGTTTATCAAGCAAGTTTCCGCTTGAGGCTATTGAAGAATTGTACAGCGGTATTTACTTGGCTTGCGAGCAATACAACATAGATATTATTGGCGGCGACACAACCTCGAGCAAACAAGGCCTGGTTATTAGCGTAACCGTTTTAGGCGAGGCCGATGAAGCCGATATAACCTACCGCAATGGTGCCGAAGAAGGTGATCTGCTGTGTGTATCGGGCGATTTGGGTGGCGCTTATGTGGGCTTACAACTACTGGAACGAGAAAAATTGATATATCTCGAAAATCCAAAAATTCAGCCCGATCTGGAAGGTAAAGATTATATCATTGAGCGCCAGTTGAAACCTGAGGCCCGCCATGATATTATACAGCTGTTAAAAGATGTGAAGGTAAAACCTACGGCCATGATAGACGTATCAGACGGCCTGGCTTCCGAAATATTGCACATCTGTAAGCAAAGCAATAAAGGCTGCCAGTTGTACGAAGAAAAAATTCCGATAGACCCGATGACGTACGATACGGCCCGCGAATTTAACCTCGACCCTACCGTTTGTGCCCTGAGCGGTGGCGAAGATTACGAGCTGCTGTTTACCGTTAAACAAGCCGATTACGACAAAATAAAGCATGATGTGGATGTAAGTATCATCGGTTATATTACCGAATCATCTGCCGGTTGTAACCTGGTATCAAAAGGTGGCCATGTACACCAGCTTACTGCCCAAGGCTGGAATGCTTTTAAAAAGTAA